In Opitutaceae bacterium TAV5, one genomic interval encodes:
- a CDS encoding glyoxalase, which produces MNIQPVDPGVRIGHVHLKVADLDRALRFYCGVLGFEIVQRYGSQAAFISAGGYHHHIGLNTWESRGGSPPARGTTGLYHLAILYPTRAALGDALRRLVAANVPLDGASDHGVSEALYLRDPDENGVELYRDRPPEEWPRTAEGELAMVTEPLDLQALIREGA; this is translated from the coding sequence ATGAATATCCAGCCTGTCGATCCGGGGGTTCGTATCGGCCACGTCCATCTCAAGGTTGCCGATCTCGATCGCGCATTACGATTTTACTGCGGAGTGCTCGGTTTCGAAATCGTGCAACGCTATGGATCGCAGGCGGCGTTCATCTCGGCGGGCGGCTATCATCATCACATCGGCCTCAATACCTGGGAGAGCCGCGGCGGTTCGCCTCCGGCACGGGGTACGACCGGGCTTTATCATCTCGCGATTCTTTACCCCACACGGGCGGCGCTGGGGGATGCATTGCGTCGCCTCGTTGCGGCGAATGTCCCGCTCGATGGTGCGAGCGATCACGGAGTGAGCGAAGCGCTCTATCTGCGTGATCCCGATGAAAATGGCGTGGAACTCTACCGGGACCGCCCGCCGGAGGAATGGCCGCGCACCGCTGAAGGCGAACTGGCGATGGTCACGGAGCCGCTGGATTTGCAGGCGCTGATCCGGGAGGGCGCCTGA
- a CDS encoding precorrin-3B synthase codes for MNTTVPTPDTAGFSAGQKEYLQGFMAGVAASGQFPFAGHTAGGQITASPVHSATGNLATPPPEDTGPTVFGTPLGELCKPERWKYEQNPLDIWDKLVAHAEADTFPDEADVFRFKFHGLFHVAPTQDSFMLRLRLPAGELTSVQLHGLADMAAEWGGGYSHITTRANLQIREFRPRDIVKVLTRLQELGLTSRGAGADNVRNITASPNSGFDPDELIDVRPFARGLHHYILNHRDLYGLPRKFNIAFDNGGSLCAAADTNDIGFFAVRVTDASLARHAAATAAAATDSAASPAVVPGVYFRVHLGGITGHQDFARDTGLLLKPSEVVAVAVAMLRVFNEQGDRTNRKKARLKYLLERWGVEKFVEATSKKLAFPLVVLPSEACEPRRPFVKHGWVGATPQAQPGLHSIGLVVPVGRLTARQMHRLADLAANYGSGNMRLTVWQNILIPDIPDSMVATASRSLERAGFPVTASSLTAGIVACTGNRGCKYSAADTKAHAIALGRHLDKCGLVTEQAVNFHFTGCPHSCAQHYCGDIGFVGAKLSDGSEGYHIVIGGGMGSEQGIAREIFRGVHHEEVPALVEKILRMWDARRQSGESFVAWTRRHSLGELQEMLS; via the coding sequence ATGAACACCACTGTCCCGACACCCGACACCGCCGGCTTCTCTGCCGGACAGAAAGAGTACTTGCAGGGTTTTATGGCCGGCGTCGCCGCATCCGGCCAGTTTCCTTTCGCGGGCCACACCGCGGGCGGGCAGATCACCGCCAGCCCTGTCCATTCGGCCACCGGAAACCTTGCGACGCCGCCTCCCGAAGATACCGGGCCCACGGTTTTCGGCACGCCGCTTGGCGAGCTCTGCAAACCCGAACGCTGGAAATACGAACAAAATCCGCTCGATATCTGGGACAAGCTCGTGGCCCACGCCGAGGCCGACACCTTCCCGGACGAGGCCGACGTGTTCCGGTTCAAGTTTCATGGTCTTTTCCACGTCGCGCCGACACAGGACAGTTTTATGCTGCGACTGCGGCTTCCCGCCGGGGAACTCACCTCGGTGCAGTTGCACGGCCTCGCCGATATGGCGGCGGAGTGGGGCGGCGGCTACAGCCACATCACCACGCGGGCGAATTTGCAGATCCGCGAGTTTCGTCCGCGTGATATCGTCAAGGTGCTCACGCGTCTGCAGGAACTCGGCCTGACCTCCCGTGGCGCCGGCGCCGACAACGTCCGCAACATCACCGCCTCGCCCAACAGCGGTTTCGATCCTGACGAGCTGATCGACGTGCGCCCCTTCGCCCGCGGCCTGCATCACTACATCCTCAATCACCGCGACCTCTACGGGCTGCCACGCAAGTTCAACATCGCCTTCGACAACGGCGGTTCGCTCTGCGCCGCTGCCGATACCAACGACATCGGTTTTTTCGCCGTGCGTGTCACCGACGCCTCGCTGGCGCGCCATGCGGCCGCGACCGCCGCTGCTGCCACCGACTCCGCCGCGTCGCCGGCCGTCGTTCCCGGCGTCTACTTCCGCGTGCATCTCGGCGGGATCACCGGCCACCAGGATTTCGCGCGCGACACCGGCCTGTTGTTAAAACCCTCCGAAGTCGTCGCCGTGGCCGTGGCCATGCTGCGTGTTTTCAACGAGCAGGGCGACCGTACCAATCGCAAAAAGGCTCGCCTGAAATACCTGCTCGAACGCTGGGGCGTGGAAAAATTTGTCGAGGCAACGAGCAAGAAACTCGCTTTCCCGCTCGTCGTCTTGCCGTCCGAAGCGTGCGAGCCGCGCCGGCCGTTTGTGAAGCACGGCTGGGTGGGCGCCACGCCGCAGGCGCAGCCCGGGCTTCACTCCATCGGCCTCGTGGTGCCGGTCGGGCGTCTCACCGCCCGGCAGATGCACCGGCTCGCCGACCTCGCGGCCAACTACGGTTCAGGGAACATGCGCCTCACCGTCTGGCAAAACATCCTCATTCCGGATATTCCCGATTCGATGGTGGCGACCGCCAGCCGCAGTCTCGAGCGCGCCGGTTTTCCGGTGACGGCGTCGAGCCTCACTGCCGGCATCGTGGCCTGCACCGGCAACCGCGGCTGCAAATACTCGGCGGCCGATACCAAGGCCCACGCGATCGCACTCGGCCGCCATCTCGACAAGTGTGGCCTCGTCACCGAACAAGCCGTCAATTTCCACTTTACCGGCTGCCCTCACTCCTGCGCCCAGCATTACTGCGGCGATATCGGTTTCGTGGGGGCAAAACTCTCCGATGGCTCCGAAGGCTACCACATCGTCATCGGCGGGGGCATGGGTTCCGAGCAGGGCATCGCCCGGGAAATCTTCCGGGGCGTGCATCACGAGGAAGTTCCCGCCCTGGTCGAAAAAATTCTCCGCATGTGGGATGCCCGCCGCCAGTCCGGCGAATCCTTCGTCGCCTGGACCCGTCGCCACTCGCTTGGAGAACTTCAGGAAATGTTGTCATGA
- a CDS encoding glycoside hydrolase, with protein sequence MSTRNTPETPVSRASIRRVHYVLSTHWDREWYQTFQDFRRRLVRLLDRVLDDLESGALRGPFTTDGQSIILDDYLEIRPERRAQIERFARDGRLKIGPWYVLPDEWLVSGESIIRNLRLGRKQARDFGGTPSDAGFVCDLFGHIGQLPQILGNFGIRGALVWRGLEPRQTAHLSWRGSDGTPIPAYRFGRAGYCDYSWDVRRSTEHAAKFDPETAPLDLRAFLDKEAARTHPALPLIVFDGGDHLEYDSDHYSLLFARDPSPDFPYAITHSTLDAWIDDWRACAAACPEAVADTVTGELREPSRSPGQADQQWLIPGILSSRVWIKQQNAECQTLLTQWAEPFAALAAALTGAPTPTAYLDTAWRWLLQNHPHDSICGCSIDEVHEDMKYRFAQCRQIATAQTDESLHLLAASVPGELTAQELRVLVANPLPRPLDEPVDITLHIPAGWGCFQEFFGFEPKPAFRIHDADGNELPYQLLAQDMVRTKLRISPIKYPEAYKTNDVTVCVRLRLPALGYTTLTVREGIYDEPAPRSPVARGVHPVRHPASPGLVTGECSMANEYLAVAIESNGTLAVTDKRTGQTYTRLLTFEDVADIGDGWYHGQPVNDQRFASSAAAADVALIHDGPLLAQFRVRTTLRLPAEFRFDSRTRSEDLIPLTLDTRVALRAGSDRIEVCTEIDNTIKDHRLRVLFPTGAGAATHYLSDGAFDVVERPVAPPADNHLARELAVETTPQQTWTAVVNPAADPANGGDVPASAPRGLAIISTGLMESAVRDQPGRPIALTLLRATRRTVFTDGQPAGQLSGRHVFRYWIIPQATATPDRRALCEAGQQLAAGFRTAQLRAPDLLLYRRKDQGPDRTAPVTGSLFAVKGTAVVTSAREVTGAFEVRFFNPDVAPAKASLAFAAKFAGATVTRVDFESTPLAVPALPVVSLDIASPTLEFTLGPKEIVALRIAK encoded by the coding sequence ATGTCGACCCGGAACACACCCGAAACACCCGTTTCCCGCGCCTCCATCCGCCGCGTCCATTACGTGCTCAGCACGCACTGGGACCGCGAGTGGTATCAGACGTTTCAGGACTTCCGTCGGAGGCTGGTGCGCCTCCTCGACCGTGTGCTCGACGATCTCGAAAGCGGTGCGCTGCGCGGGCCGTTCACCACCGACGGGCAGTCGATCATCCTCGACGACTACCTCGAAATCCGCCCCGAACGCCGCGCGCAGATCGAACGCTTCGCGCGCGACGGACGACTCAAGATCGGCCCGTGGTATGTGTTGCCCGACGAATGGCTGGTCTCCGGCGAGTCGATTATCCGCAACCTCCGCCTCGGTCGTAAACAGGCGCGTGACTTCGGCGGCACGCCTTCGGACGCCGGCTTCGTCTGCGACCTTTTCGGGCACATCGGCCAGTTGCCGCAGATTCTCGGGAATTTCGGCATTCGCGGCGCGCTCGTCTGGCGCGGCCTCGAACCGCGCCAGACCGCTCATCTTTCCTGGCGCGGCTCGGACGGAACCCCGATTCCTGCCTACCGTTTCGGACGCGCCGGTTATTGTGACTATAGCTGGGATGTGCGGCGCTCGACAGAGCATGCCGCGAAGTTCGATCCGGAGACCGCGCCGCTCGACCTGCGCGCGTTTCTCGACAAGGAGGCCGCCCGCACCCACCCGGCGCTTCCGCTGATCGTCTTCGACGGTGGCGACCATCTCGAATACGACTCCGACCATTACTCGCTCCTCTTTGCCCGGGATCCGTCACCGGATTTTCCCTACGCCATCACGCATTCCACGCTCGATGCCTGGATTGACGACTGGCGCGCGTGTGCAGCCGCCTGTCCCGAAGCGGTCGCCGATACCGTGACCGGCGAGTTGCGCGAACCTTCACGTTCTCCCGGTCAGGCCGACCAGCAATGGCTCATCCCCGGCATCCTCTCCAGCCGCGTGTGGATCAAGCAACAAAACGCCGAGTGTCAGACGCTCCTCACGCAATGGGCCGAGCCGTTTGCCGCGCTCGCTGCTGCGCTCACCGGAGCGCCCACCCCGACGGCTTACCTCGACACCGCCTGGCGCTGGCTGCTGCAAAATCACCCGCACGACTCCATCTGCGGATGCAGCATCGACGAAGTGCACGAGGACATGAAATACCGCTTTGCGCAGTGCCGCCAGATCGCCACTGCGCAAACCGACGAATCGCTTCACCTCCTCGCTGCCTCCGTTCCGGGAGAACTCACGGCGCAGGAGCTCCGTGTTCTCGTCGCCAACCCGCTGCCACGTCCGCTCGACGAGCCCGTGGATATCACCCTCCACATCCCTGCCGGGTGGGGATGTTTCCAGGAGTTTTTTGGCTTCGAGCCCAAACCGGCCTTCCGCATCCATGATGCCGACGGTAACGAACTCCCGTATCAGCTTCTCGCGCAGGACATGGTGCGGACGAAGCTGCGCATCAGCCCGATCAAGTATCCAGAAGCTTATAAAACCAACGATGTCACCGTTTGCGTCCGTCTTCGCCTGCCCGCTCTCGGCTACACTACGCTCACCGTGCGGGAAGGCATTTACGATGAACCCGCCCCGCGCAGTCCGGTTGCCCGCGGTGTCCATCCCGTCCGCCACCCTGCCTCGCCGGGCCTCGTCACCGGCGAATGTTCGATGGCGAACGAATACCTCGCTGTCGCCATCGAATCCAACGGGACGCTTGCCGTGACGGACAAACGCACCGGGCAAACCTATACGCGCCTGCTGACATTCGAGGACGTTGCCGATATCGGCGATGGCTGGTATCACGGCCAGCCGGTGAACGACCAGCGGTTTGCCTCCAGCGCCGCCGCGGCGGATGTGGCGCTCATTCACGACGGTCCGCTCCTCGCGCAATTCCGCGTCCGGACAACGCTCCGCCTCCCGGCCGAATTCCGGTTCGATTCCCGGACGCGCTCCGAAGACCTCATCCCGCTCACCCTCGATACACGGGTCGCGCTTCGCGCCGGCAGCGATCGCATCGAGGTGTGTACGGAGATCGACAATACGATAAAAGATCACCGCCTCCGTGTGCTTTTCCCCACCGGTGCCGGCGCCGCCACCCATTATCTGTCCGATGGCGCATTCGATGTGGTCGAGCGTCCGGTCGCGCCACCTGCGGACAACCACCTCGCCCGCGAACTCGCCGTCGAGACGACGCCGCAACAAACCTGGACAGCGGTCGTCAACCCGGCCGCCGATCCTGCGAACGGCGGCGATGTTCCGGCATCCGCGCCGCGCGGCCTCGCGATCATCAGCACCGGCTTGATGGAGAGTGCGGTTCGCGACCAGCCGGGGCGCCCGATTGCGCTCACGCTTCTGCGCGCCACCCGGCGCACGGTGTTCACCGATGGACAGCCCGCCGGCCAACTCTCCGGGCGCCACGTCTTCCGTTACTGGATTATCCCGCAGGCCACCGCGACACCTGACCGCCGCGCGCTCTGCGAAGCCGGCCAGCAGCTCGCTGCCGGCTTCCGTACCGCGCAGCTGCGCGCTCCGGATTTATTGCTTTATCGCCGCAAGGATCAGGGGCCGGATCGCACCGCGCCTGTCACGGGTTCGCTGTTCGCGGTGAAGGGCACCGCCGTCGTGACCAGCGCCCGCGAGGTCACCGGAGCTTTCGAAGTGCGCTTCTTCAACCCGGATGTGGCTCCGGCAAAAGCCTCCCTTGCGTTTGCCGCGAAGTTCGCCGGGGCCACCGTGACACGCGTCGATTTCGAGAGCACTCCGCTCGCCGTGCCCGCATTGCCGGTTGTTTCCCTGGACATTGCTTCACCCACGCTCGAATTCACGCTCGGGCCGAAGGAAATCGTGGCGCTGCGGATTGCAAAATGA
- a CDS encoding oligoendopeptidase F — translation MPDSARFLSTSAKPATRDRAQIADEYKWDFSPLYPSWKNWEAGVKDMEAKSDAFVALKGTLATGPDAVLKAYELFDEIGILQYRLFRYPQLQRDVDTRDQAVSGRLQQVQAVFARFGTATSWFTPELLTVPETTIRQWIDDTPALGIYRFPILDTYRQQKHVLDEKGEKLLSFSTRFGQTPRSVYTELSTADIRFPKVTFSNGVETTLSPAVYQATLATNRNQADRRLAFENYLQTYAANRHTYAAIYRGTLERGWFYAQARDYPDTLAAALDGNAIPTGVYTTLVETVRAGTAPLQRYLRLRRRILGLEEYHLYDGSIALLKDDTVWPYAEARDRVLASVAPLGAEYRQKTGELLDGRRIDVYENEGKRSGAYSAGVYGVGPYVLMNYNDTLDALFTFAHEMGHAMHTRLSEESQPFVTHDYTIFVAEVASTINERLLLDSLLAETADPKARFLLLQHAVDQIVGTFYTQVLFADFERRAHERIEKGEPVTADVLCEIYAGLLQDYYGDAIAPDDLYKFTWARIPHFYNSPYYVYQYATCFASSAHLYAAMTTGTPAGRAAATERYLTLLRSGGNDHPVEQLKRAGVDLTKRETVQAVIDQMDALVTQLEAEAALIP, via the coding sequence ATGCCAGACTCCGCTCGCTTCCTGTCCACCTCCGCCAAACCCGCAACCCGTGACCGCGCTCAAATCGCCGACGAGTACAAGTGGGATTTTTCTCCTCTCTATCCGTCCTGGAAGAACTGGGAGGCCGGCGTGAAAGACATGGAGGCAAAGTCGGACGCCTTTGTCGCGCTCAAGGGCACGCTCGCCACCGGCCCTGACGCCGTTCTCAAGGCGTACGAACTCTTCGACGAGATCGGCATCCTCCAGTATCGGCTTTTCCGTTACCCGCAGCTCCAGCGCGACGTCGATACGCGTGATCAGGCCGTCTCCGGCCGCCTCCAGCAGGTGCAGGCGGTCTTCGCGCGTTTCGGCACCGCCACCTCCTGGTTTACGCCCGAACTCCTGACCGTCCCCGAAACAACCATCCGCCAGTGGATCGACGACACGCCTGCACTCGGCATCTACCGGTTCCCGATCCTCGACACCTATCGCCAGCAAAAGCATGTCCTCGATGAAAAAGGCGAAAAACTCCTTTCGTTTTCCACACGCTTCGGCCAGACGCCGCGCTCCGTCTACACCGAGCTGAGCACCGCCGACATCCGGTTCCCCAAAGTCACCTTCAGCAATGGTGTCGAGACCACGCTTTCGCCCGCCGTTTACCAGGCCACGCTCGCCACCAACCGCAATCAGGCCGACCGCCGTCTCGCCTTCGAAAACTACCTGCAAACCTATGCGGCCAACCGGCACACCTACGCGGCGATCTACCGCGGCACGCTCGAACGGGGCTGGTTCTACGCCCAGGCCCGCGATTATCCCGACACGCTCGCCGCCGCGCTCGACGGCAACGCCATCCCGACCGGTGTTTACACCACGCTCGTCGAAACCGTCCGCGCCGGCACGGCGCCGCTGCAACGCTACCTGCGCCTCCGCCGGCGCATTCTCGGGCTGGAGGAATATCACCTTTACGACGGCAGCATCGCGCTGCTGAAGGACGACACCGTATGGCCTTATGCCGAAGCGCGGGACCGCGTCCTCGCCTCGGTTGCGCCCCTCGGCGCGGAGTACCGGCAAAAGACGGGCGAGTTGCTCGACGGACGCCGGATCGACGTTTACGAAAACGAAGGCAAACGCTCCGGCGCGTACAGCGCGGGCGTGTACGGCGTGGGCCCGTATGTGCTGATGAATTACAACGACACGCTCGACGCGCTTTTTACCTTTGCGCACGAGATGGGCCACGCCATGCACACGCGGCTCTCCGAGGAGTCGCAGCCCTTTGTCACGCACGACTACACGATCTTCGTCGCCGAGGTCGCCTCGACGATCAACGAACGGCTCCTGCTGGACAGCCTGCTGGCGGAAACGGCCGACCCGAAGGCGCGCTTCCTCCTGCTCCAGCACGCGGTCGACCAGATTGTCGGCACATTTTACACGCAGGTGCTCTTCGCCGATTTCGAGCGCCGCGCTCACGAGCGGATCGAAAAGGGGGAACCGGTGACGGCGGATGTCCTCTGCGAAATCTACGCCGGCCTGCTGCAGGATTATTACGGCGACGCGATCGCGCCGGACGATCTCTACAAGTTCACCTGGGCGCGTATCCCGCACTTTTACAACTCTCCGTATTATGTTTATCAGTACGCCACCTGTTTCGCCTCGTCGGCGCATCTCTATGCGGCGATGACGACCGGCACGCCGGCAGGGCGGGCGGCGGCGACGGAGCGTTACCTGACGCTTCTGCGCAGCGGCGGCAACGACCATCCCGTGGAGCAGTTGAAACGAGCCGGCGTGGATCTCACGAAACGCGAGACTGTACAGGCCGTTATTGATCAGATGGACGCACTGGTGACGCAACTGGAGGCCGAAGCCGCGCTGATTCCGTAG
- a CDS encoding beta-1,4-xylanase, whose amino-acid sequence MNCNDILDTIREMPGKVMSAAYLERWNDELQARIDRDIEAHRKADACMSLPGVPAGAEVRVEQISHAFVFGAHIFNFDQLGSDDCNARYKELYGTLFNSATIPFYWKTFEPEEGKPRFAAEYRDSADFWNSVREPKQQPHWRRPATDPLVEFCEARGIRLHGHTLAWGNARWHMPDWVFEKIPEQYRQNAKQPDNHSAAPRLEMFDALTPARIEALLPGFTNETNTLMARRILEIALRYKGRLHSWDVANESATDFGKGYMIPGDGICKSWYGLMPGDYTCRAFKIADGVFPKDVKLNINDYNLSDDYLRQVQDLQARGCKIDIMGAQMHLFNPQICLDIADGKSDAQSPASIRATMDHLAKANVPIHLSEITITSPGNDQRGLLIQAIIARNLYRLWFSLKPMMGITWWNVVDDCGAPGEPSVSGLFTRDMKPKPSYHVLNDLIHNEWETRTSVRSGADGTVRFRGFRGQYRLTWKDASGVECSTVAEL is encoded by the coding sequence ATGAATTGTAATGATATTTTGGATACAATCAGGGAGATGCCGGGCAAGGTGATGAGCGCCGCTTACCTGGAGCGCTGGAACGACGAATTGCAGGCACGGATCGACCGCGACATCGAGGCGCACCGCAAAGCCGATGCCTGCATGTCGCTGCCCGGCGTGCCGGCGGGCGCCGAGGTGCGGGTCGAGCAAATCTCGCACGCGTTCGTTTTCGGCGCCCATATTTTCAACTTCGACCAGTTGGGCAGCGACGACTGCAACGCCCGCTACAAGGAGCTCTACGGCACGCTCTTCAACTCGGCGACGATTCCTTTTTACTGGAAGACCTTCGAGCCGGAGGAAGGCAAGCCACGCTTTGCCGCCGAATACCGGGACAGCGCCGATTTCTGGAACTCGGTCAGGGAGCCCAAACAGCAGCCCCACTGGCGGCGTCCGGCAACCGATCCCCTGGTGGAGTTTTGCGAAGCCAGGGGCATCCGCCTGCACGGGCACACGCTCGCCTGGGGCAATGCCAGATGGCACATGCCGGACTGGGTGTTTGAAAAAATCCCGGAGCAATATCGTCAAAACGCCAAACAACCGGACAATCACAGCGCCGCTCCGCGTCTTGAAATGTTCGATGCGCTGACTCCTGCCCGGATCGAGGCCCTCCTGCCCGGATTCACCAACGAGACCAACACACTGATGGCCAGGCGGATTCTTGAAATCGCCCTGCGCTACAAGGGACGCCTGCACAGTTGGGATGTCGCCAACGAGAGTGCGACCGACTTTGGCAAAGGCTACATGATCCCCGGCGACGGCATCTGCAAAAGCTGGTACGGGCTCATGCCCGGCGACTACACCTGCCGTGCGTTCAAAATCGCCGACGGCGTTTTCCCCAAAGACGTCAAACTCAACATCAACGATTACAACCTGAGCGACGATTATCTCCGCCAGGTTCAGGATCTCCAGGCGCGCGGCTGCAAGATCGACATCATGGGCGCCCAGATGCACCTGTTCAACCCGCAGATCTGCCTGGACATTGCCGATGGCAAGAGCGACGCCCAATCTCCAGCGAGCATCCGCGCCACCATGGACCATCTGGCAAAAGCCAACGTGCCGATCCACCTGAGCGAGATCACCATCACCTCACCCGGCAACGATCAACGCGGCCTGCTCATCCAGGCCATCATCGCACGCAATCTTTACCGCCTGTGGTTCAGCCTGAAACCGATGATGGGCATCACCTGGTGGAACGTGGTGGACGACTGCGGCGCGCCCGGCGAACCCTCCGTATCCGGCCTGTTCACACGCGATATGAAGCCAAAACCCTCGTATCATGTTCTCAACGACCTGATTCACAATGAGTGGGAAACGCGGACGAGCGTCCGGTCCGGCGCGGATGGCACGGTCAGGTTCCGGGGCTTTCGCGGCCAATACCGCCTGACCTGGAAGGATGCGTCCGGGGTCGAATGCTCGACTGTGGCCGAGCTTTAG
- a CDS encoding LacI family transcriptional regulator, producing the protein MNRRITLKDIAMRAGVDPSSVSMALRNHPRISVATRARLQALAKEMGYRQDALLSALSRHRSAPGSRSVIAWLDDYDTREELTHILFYHEVLEGVKTRAAELGFALKEFLLRAPGMSTGRLRTILHTRQIRGIVVAPLPRGRASIDMRWEEFTSVMIGHSLQKPVLHSVAPNQYRQMRMMLASIRALGYRRIGLYVDTTFDVRCDNHWQAGFWMDYHNLPARDRVPVLAYDGMENRDPARLASWTEKYHPEVIIICGNTEKAFPIPGNARVVYHTVFSSEPERAGINENGFLVGATAVEVLVGMLARNESGIPPHPQRVLIEGFWQPGHLKPKNGCG; encoded by the coding sequence ATGAACCGTCGAATCACTCTCAAGGACATCGCCATGCGGGCGGGGGTCGATCCATCGTCGGTATCGATGGCCTTGCGCAACCATCCTCGCATCTCGGTTGCAACGCGGGCGCGGCTGCAGGCGCTGGCCAAGGAGATGGGATACAGGCAGGACGCTTTGCTGAGCGCGTTGAGCCGGCACCGTTCGGCGCCGGGCAGCCGGTCGGTCATCGCATGGCTGGACGATTACGACACACGCGAGGAGTTGACCCACATCCTGTTTTATCACGAGGTGCTGGAGGGAGTGAAAACGCGGGCGGCTGAACTCGGCTTTGCCCTGAAGGAGTTCCTGCTGCGCGCACCGGGAATGAGCACCGGGCGTCTGCGCACGATCCTGCACACACGGCAGATCAGGGGCATCGTGGTTGCCCCGCTGCCCCGCGGGCGGGCGTCGATCGACATGCGCTGGGAGGAATTCACCTCGGTGATGATCGGGCACAGCCTGCAAAAACCGGTGCTGCACTCCGTCGCGCCCAACCAATACCGCCAGATGCGCATGATGCTGGCGTCGATTCGCGCGCTCGGATACCGGCGGATCGGTCTCTATGTGGACACGACTTTCGACGTGCGTTGCGACAACCACTGGCAGGCCGGCTTCTGGATGGATTACCACAACCTCCCTGCGAGGGATCGTGTGCCGGTGCTGGCTTACGATGGCATGGAGAATCGCGATCCGGCCAGGCTCGCGTCATGGACAGAAAAATACCACCCCGAGGTCATCATCATCTGCGGAAACACGGAAAAGGCGTTCCCCATCCCGGGCAACGCCCGGGTGGTCTACCACACCGTGTTTTCCAGCGAGCCGGAGCGGGCGGGGATCAACGAAAACGGATTTCTTGTCGGGGCCACCGCGGTGGAGGTTTTGGTGGGCATGCTGGCTCGCAACGAATCCGGCATTCCGCCCCATCCCCAACGGGTGCTGATCGAGGGATTCTGGCAGCCGGGACACCTGAAGCCGAAAAACGGGTGCGGATAG